The Paramixta manurensis region GTTTGCCTTCTCATTCTTCGTCCAATTCCTTTCCGTTCCGGCGGTTGCGCTACTCTCCTGGTGGCTGGTGCCACAAACCATCTTCGGTTTATCTGGCTGGCGCTATGTGGTGATCGCCGGTGCGCTTTGCTCATTAGTGATCTGGCTGATTCGTAAAAACTTACCGGAATCGGCGCGCTGGCTGGCGCAACAAGGGCGCCATCAGGAAGCGCACCAGGTACTACGCCGGATGGAGGTTCGTTGTGGCATTACACCCGGCGCGGATTTTCCTTCGGACGATGCGGCGGCACAACTTCCCAAGCGCGGGACGTTCCGGGAAATTTGGGCGCCGGAATATCGCCAACGCACCATCATGCTGGCGGTGATGAACTTTTTCCAGGCCATCGGCTTTTTTGGTTTTGGTAACTGGTTGCCAGCGCTGCTTTCCGGCAAAGGCGCCACCGTCACTCACAGTTTGTTGTATGCCTTTTTCATCACCCTCGCCTATCCATTGGGTTCACTGTTTTGCAGCCGCTACGCCGACAAGATTGAGAATAAGTGGCAAATTGTTCTTTCTTCGTTGATGACGGTGGTGTTCGGTACGTTATTTGCGTTGCAAAGTAACCCACTGCTGCTGATTGCCTGCGGTTTCCTGATCACCTATTCCAACGCCTGGCTGACTTTCAGCTATCACGCTTATCAAACGGAAGTTTTCCCAACGCATATACGCGCGCGCGCAGTGGGTTTTTGTTACTCGTTCAGTCGCTTATCGACAGTGTTCAGTAGCATTCTTATTGGCTTGATTTTGCAATATGCCGGCACCCAAGGTGTGATTGCCTTTATTGTCATCAGTATGCTGATTGTGATGCTGTCGGTGGGGATTTACGGGCCAAAAACCCGTGGGCTGGATTTAGAGAAGATTTAAACGCAAACGGGGCGAGCACTCTCGCCCCGTCGCCACAGAGCGCTTAGGCAATAAGCTCGCGCACAAATGCTTCGATAGTTTTATCCTGGCCGTGCTCAAACAAACATTGTTGGAAACGCGGGCCGCTCACGGCAGTTTTAACCAGTTCAGGATCGATGGCGCGTAAGGTATCCAGATAGTTATCTTTTACTACCGCCGCTTTAACCTGATTGAGGATGCCGGCATTACGGACCTGCGGTTCTTTACGCTCCGGCGGATAACCCTGGCCTTTCGCGCCGCTAAACGCCTTCTCAAAGATAAAGCGCAGGTTCAGTTCCGCGCCCCAACCAAACCCTTTGGCAAAAGGTAGCGCCAGCGCGTTGCCGTTATTAATTTGCGCAAACAGATACGCATCCGCCGGATCAATACAATAGCCACAGGCGACGCCGGGATGAATGTTCAACGACATTAACGCGCCCTGCCCGGTTCCGCAGCCGGCAACCACGAAATCCACCGCTTTGGCATTCAGCAGAATGCTGGCCATGATCCCAAGGTGAATATAGGTTAGGTGATGGTCCTGCTCATCGCTCATGCCTACGTTGAAAACAGAATGCTCCAGCGCACCGGCCACCTGTTGTAGTTCTTTTAGCACGATGGCATTTTTCGCCGCCTGGCTGTTCTCCATCATCAGAGCAATTTTCATGATATACCTGTCAGTTTTTAATGAAACGTCGTTTCATTTTAGCGAAAAGCGGCTATTGTGCCTCTCTGAATTGTGCAAAATGATGTGAATCGATTCACAAAACGGTGGGTTAACCTGGCATTAGCCTGCGTTGTCCGGACGGTGATAATTAACGGGAGGCACTATGTTTATCTTTAAGCAAACAACCACTCTGCAAGATCTGGGTAATGGCGTCACGCGGCGAATTCTGGCACACGGCGGTGGGATGATGGCGGTAGAGGTTAACTTTGAGAAAGACGCGGTCGGGCCGCTGCACCATCATCCCCACGAGCAGTTAACCTACGTCCTTTCCGGACGGTTTGCCTTCACCATTGATGGCGTAACGAAAGAGGTTGGGCCGGGCGATACCTTATATAAAGCACCGAATGTGGTGCACGGTTGTGTGTGTCTGGAGCCGGGTACGTTGTTGGATACTTTTACGCCGCAGCGGGATGATTTTTTGTCGTAAAGGTTTGGCCCCCTCTCTCTGTTACCGGCGGATAACCCGCCGCCACTTTCTGGCTCCTTTGGAGCCACAAAATCCGCTTGATGGGGAGGCCATGCATTTCTGCCTTCCTGCAACTCGAATGATTTCAGGTAGTTATTTGCTAATTATATTCGAATATATAATTAGCATATTAATAAGCCGATATTGATTATCAAAAATAATCTTACCGCATTCCGTTATAGAAACAGTTAATAAATAATCTCAATGCCTACTAATTTTTTATTAGATATTTTTTAGCATGAGAAATTGAGATAATAAAATAGAGACAACTATTCAAAAATAAATTAATCTACTTTCAATATGGAGTCGCAAGCAAGGAATTGCAATGAGTAAACGCGAAGATATTATTGATCCAATTGCCTATAAGTTTGATAGTGGAATTCGTAATGGGCTGATATACACGGAGAATCTTGGCTGGATAGATTTAGGCCATGCCAGAGGTGATGACATCATTAACACCTTGAATTTGATGAGTGTTGGTGAAGCAAGCGCTTCTTCTTATTATTTAATCCGCTATGAACAAACCATGTCGTATGGGCGTATTTCTACAGGCCGCTACGTTCGCTGGAATATAAAACGCGGACGGTCTTTATCAGAACGCCATAGCATCATGCTGGCAATGCTGATGCAAACCGCGCGCGCATTCGAAAATTGGCAAGATATGTCTTTTTTTAGCTGGTTCACCGATAGTGGCTTCAGTGGCGAGGAGCTTGTTTCCGATCTTTTGGGTTTTTATAAAGCAATCCGTCCGGGTAATTACTGGAATTTTTTAAAACCTGTTAGCCGTGAAGCGGCGCTCAGACGCTGGGACTATTATGGTCCAATCGGTAGCTTTAAAAATAGAGGTTTCAGACCATTACTATTTCCCGATCCATTAAATAAAACTAGTAGGCATGTACCTTATAAAGGGCAACTTCCGCAATTTATGACCACCGTTACCCCCTTTAATGACTTTAACTCTGGTATTGTTCAGGTAATTGATCGTGCCAGTGTGGTCAACAAATTTGGCGGAGTGACTCTGGATTGAAAAGCTTTAAACGCATAACGCTGCTATGCATCGTGGGTTTCATTAGCTTTATGTTGATTGATTGCAGCATGCAGCGTGTCGCTGAGAAACGCTCGGGTTTCCAGAAGAGCAACCTGTGGGCGTACTACTTTTATACTGACGCGGATATTCGCAACGCACCGCGAGTTACGGATGACGTGTATTTTCTGTTTCAGGCACAGGATGGCGGAAAGCCCCAAATCAGCAGTATTGTCTATTCCGGTCATCCCGACCCTGCTTTACTGAGGAAATATCTCCAGACGCTTGGTTACCGCCCCGTCTCTATCGTTGACGGAGAAGAACGCTGGGAAAAACCTGGCGTGGTAACGCCCGCTTTTTATCTGGGACGTGATGAAACCAATAATCACCTTGTCCTGAGTAAAACGGGGTATCGATGAAAAAATCGTACCGGAGGCAGCAGGACAGATGTTGTCCTGCCTAAGGCTTTAATCAACCCGCTTGATGGGGAGGCCCGGTATAACCGGCCATCCCCACGTACCTGGCTTCAACGCCCGGCGGATAACGTCTCAATATCCACACTACCCTGCTTATCAGCCACCTGCTTACGCACCTCGGCAACCTGCTTCGCCGTCACGCTTTTCGCCGCGCTATTTCCCCAACTGGTACGGATAAAATTCACCACATCCGCCACCTGACGATCATTCATCCGCCAGCCAAACCCTGGCATAGTGATCGCGGTTGGCGCGCCTTTCACGCCCGGCAAAGTTGCCCCGGTCAGCACGATATGAATCAACGAAGTCGGATCGTCCGCCAATACCACCGGGTTACCACGCAGCGCCGGGAAGAAACGCGTATAACCGCTGCCGTCGGTTTTATGGCAGGCCGCGCAGCTATCAACATACCCTGCCGCGCCCGCTTTGCTATCGTCTCCTGCCCATAACGCTTTCGCGACTTTATCATCTGCGCTAAAGCCAGTCTGATCAGGATCTTTCGCACCCAGCGATTTCAGATACGCCGCAATCGCTTTAATATCCTCCTCACTCAGATGCTGCAAACTGTGTTCGACCACGTCGCTCATACCGCCAAATACTGCGGTATTTTTATTGCGACCGGTACGCAGAAATTGCGCCAGATCGTCTTCACTCCAACGCCCCAGCCCATCACGACTATCGCCACGTAGATTGTTCGCCGTCCAGCCATCGACCGGGGCGCTACTGCCCGCGAGAAAATCGCTGCCTTGATCATCATTGAGCGCCTTCTCCTGTAGCGTAATGCTACGTGGCGTATGGCATGCGCCACAGTGGCCTAGACCCTCCACCAAATAACGGCCGCGCGCTAACTGCGGATCTTCACCAGAATGCGGCGTAAAGGCCTGCACGTCCGGAGCAAACACCCCGCGCCAGATAGCCAGCGGCCAACGCATGGATAACGGCCAGGGAATATCGCTATCGCGATTCGGATGCACGACCGGTTGCACACCATGCATAAAATAGGCGTACAGCGCGTGCATATCCTCATCACTCACCACCGCATACGAGGGATAAGGCATCGCCGGATAGAGCGTATCGCCGTTTTTTGCCACGCCGTGGCGCACCGCCTTCTGGAAATCATCGTAGCTATAATCCCCAATACCGGTTTGCTTATCCGGCGTGATATTGGTGCTATACACGGTGCCAATCGGCGTCGCCATCGGCAAACCGCCAGCAAAGGCTTGCCCGGATGGCGCGGTGTGGCAAGCCACACAATCTCCCGCCCGTGCTAAGTATTCGCCGCGCTGAATTAACGCCGCGCCAGTGTGATCCTCCGCCGAGGCATAACCGGCGACGACGCTCAGTAGCAAGGCCAATAATCCTTGTTTCATGGGTATTCTCCTTATGCCTGTACCAGCGGGCCGGGGTTTTTCAGGTAGCGCTCGCGAATGGCCTTCGCCGACCAAAAGGTTAGCGCCGCCACCATCCCGGTCGGGTTGTAGCCCAGCCCCTGCGGGAATGCCGATGCGCCGGGTACAAATACGTTCGGCACATCCCAGCTTTGCAAATAGCGGTTTATCGCACTGGTTTTCGGATCTTCGCCCATGATCGCGCCACCGTTCATATGGGTGGTCTGGTAAACGGTGGTATCAAAATGCGTTCCCGCCTGTTTTGGCGCGCCAGAGATCAGCTTCGGGTTCATCGCTTCGGCGATTTTATGCATTTTCTGATGCATAAATTGCGACATTTTGATGTCGTTCTCCTGCCAGTCGAAAGTCATCCGTAACAGCGGCTGGCCATAAACATCTTTATAGTTCGGATCGAGATCGAGGTAGTTGGCGCGATAAGATTGATGCGCGCCATGCGCATCCATCGACACATGGTGGGTATAACTGTCGGCGATTGCCGCTTTCCATTGGCTGCCCCACTTCGGCGTGCCTGGCGCGGTCGGCAGGCCGGAAATCGGTTTCACACCCGCCTGGTTTACCCAAAACGGCGAGCCGCCGACAAAGCCGTATTTACCGTGGTCAAAGTTATCGGCATTGAAATCATCCACGCCAACACCTGCGCCGCCCGCGCCAATAAAGGGATTAGTAAAGACGTCTTTATCAAAAAACGCCTTGATGGTGGAGATGTTCTGGTAGGCGAAATTACGCCCCACCACGCCTTCATTGGTGACCGGGTTATACGGCTGGCCGATGCCGGATAACAGCATCAGATGCACATTATGGAACTGGAATGCCGACAAAATCACCAAATCCGCTGGCTGTTCAAGCTGCCGCCCTTGCGCATCGACATAGGTGACGCCGGTCGCGCGTTTTTTATCCTCGGTCAGATTCACCCGCAACACATGCGCATTATCGCGCAGTTCGAATTTGGGTTCCTGACGCAGCGCCGGCCAAATATTCACGTTTGGCGAGGCTTTGGAGTACATGTAACAGGCGTAACCGCTACAGTAGCCGCAGAAGTTACACGGCCCCATTTGTGCGCCATAGGGGTTGGTATAAGGGCCAGAGGTATTCGCCGACGGTAAATCGTAAGGATGGTAGCCAACCGATTCGGCGGCGCTGGCAAAGAGCTGGGCGGAGAAGGTGCGTTTTTGCGCCGGGAGCAGGAAATCATGCGAGCGATCCGGCGCGAACGGGTTACCTTTCCCTTCGCCAACCACCTTACCGTTAATGCTCCAGGCCGAGCCAGAAGTACCAAATACCTTCTCCGCCTGATCAAAGAACGGCTCCAGCTCGGCGTAGCTCACGCCGAAGTCCTGAATGGTCATTCCTTCGGGGATAAATTTTTTGCCGTAACGCTCTTCATAATGGCTACGCATCCGTAGCTCAATCGGGTCGACGCGAAAATGCACGCCAGACCAGTGCAGCCCGGCGCCGCCGGTTCCGGTACCCGGTAAAAAGGCGGCAAGTTGCCGATAAGGCTGTGCGGTTTGCGCAGCGTTGTGGCGGATGGTCACGGTGCTTTTTGACAGATCCTGGAACAGCTTTTTGCGGATGTTATAGGTCAATTCATCAATCACCTGCGGATACGCGCCATCCGGGTAAGTATCGCGATGCGGCCCACGTTCCAGCGCCACCACATTCAAACCGGCCTCGGTCAACTCTTTAGCCATGATCGAACCGGCCCAGCCGAACCCCACAATAACCGCATCGACTTTTTTCATTACCTTCGCCATGGTTACGCCCTCTCCCCACGAATTGATACCGGCGGGAACGGATACCGTTCTCCCCGCTCTACCCAATCCATAAAATCAGCGCGCGCGCCGGGGAAGCCAATCAGCTTCCAGCCCACCATGTTCTGGTTACCGCCATGCAATGGATCGCTGAAAAAACCCTCACGGGTGTTTTGCAACAGAAAGGCGAAAAACACTGCCGCAGGTAACTGCCTAAACGTCACGCTCCCCTTCTCCATCGCCGTCAGCAGGGTATCTTGCTGCTCGCCGGTCAGGGCGGCGAAAGCTTTGCCATGTTGCTGTTGCGCAATGCTGTCTGCCTCAGCAATCCCCAAACGATAAATTTGTTGGGGAACTAACGGCAATTGATAGCCCAGTTCGGCCATCGCATCGGGATCGAAGGGGCCTTGCATATACCAGTTGGCGCCGGTGGCGTATGGCGTATTCATTTGACGATCGATAAACTCCGGCACGCCGGCTTCCAGCGCGCCTGGCCCACGTTCATCGGCGGGAATCAGCCGTGCGCTGGCGGCTTGCAGAAAGGCAAACTCTTCGGCGGTAAACCAGGTGGGTTGGTAATCCCGCGCCGCTTGCGCCTCTGCCAATGGATGTTCTGCCGCTTGCGCGGGTCGGGAGACGGCCAGCGAGCCGAGGCCCGCGCCGCTTAACGCCACAGCGGGCGCCAGAGTGATGGTTTTCAGCAGAAAATCTCTGCGTGAGTTGCCCGTTTTTTCAGTCGACATTGCCTTGCCTTAACGCGCGTACTGCCGGTGCGCGAAATCAGATGAGAATAGCGTTGGGTGATCACCGGCGATAATGATGGTTACAGAGTTTGTTACCGGTAACTTTTTCCGGCATTGTAACAGCAATCAGCGGAAATATTTAGCGTGCCAAAACAAAACCACACTAATTCCTTAACAATTATCTAACCAGCCCGGCGGGCGACTTTGTAACGCCCGGACACATCACACCACAGACTAGAAACAGTTATTAGCGCTATATATGAAGGATAATGACAGCGGAGTGCCTATGTTTACGTCTTTCTTTCCCCGTCCCGGGTTATTTTTCAGCACGGCAGCTATCTGGAGCCTTATCGCAATACTGTTCTGGTTTGGCGCAGGCAGTGGGTTAATTTTCCATTTTCACAGCCTGGCGGCCTATGCCAACAAACCCTTGCCGACTAACGCCTGGCGCTTTATTCAGCCTTCCGAGTTGTGGTTTTACGCTTACTTTGCGCTGACCGTTGCGTTGTTTGCCACCGCCTGGTTTACGTTAAGCCCGCATCC contains the following coding sequences:
- a CDS encoding MFS transporter, with translation MHSTCPIENASPTYTHNKNNGLAERIDALPSSKGLWLFITLLALGGFFELYDLFETGYISSGLVAENLFHLGSEGVFGISDQAAFASATFLGLFIGASLLAPNADRFGRRITFMFALAWYGVFSLLMAFQHQAEWIIFLRFLVGVGLGIELVTIDTYLTEWVPSHLRSRAFAFSFFVQFLSVPAVALLSWWLVPQTIFGLSGWRYVVIAGALCSLVIWLIRKNLPESARWLAQQGRHQEAHQVLRRMEVRCGITPGADFPSDDAAAQLPKRGTFREIWAPEYRQRTIMLAVMNFFQAIGFFGFGNWLPALLSGKGATVTHSLLYAFFITLAYPLGSLFCSRYADKIENKWQIVLSSLMTVVFGTLFALQSNPLLLIACGFLITYSNAWLTFSYHAYQTEVFPTHIRARAVGFCYSFSRLSTVFSSILIGLILQYAGTQGVIAFIVISMLIVMLSVGIYGPKTRGLDLEKI
- a CDS encoding RpiB/LacA/LacB family sugar-phosphate isomerase; its protein translation is MKIALMMENSQAAKNAIVLKELQQVAGALEHSVFNVGMSDEQDHHLTYIHLGIMASILLNAKAVDFVVAGCGTGQGALMSLNIHPGVACGYCIDPADAYLFAQINNGNALALPFAKGFGWGAELNLRFIFEKAFSGAKGQGYPPERKEPQVRNAGILNQVKAAVVKDNYLDTLRAIDPELVKTAVSGPRFQQCLFEHGQDKTIEAFVRELIA
- a CDS encoding cupin domain-containing protein, which translates into the protein MFIFKQTTTLQDLGNGVTRRILAHGGGMMAVEVNFEKDAVGPLHHHPHEQLTYVLSGRFAFTIDGVTKEVGPGDTLYKAPNVVHGCVCLEPGTLLDTFTPQRDDFLS
- a CDS encoding c-type cytochrome — protein: MKQGLLALLLSVVAGYASAEDHTGAALIQRGEYLARAGDCVACHTAPSGQAFAGGLPMATPIGTVYSTNITPDKQTGIGDYSYDDFQKAVRHGVAKNGDTLYPAMPYPSYAVVSDEDMHALYAYFMHGVQPVVHPNRDSDIPWPLSMRWPLAIWRGVFAPDVQAFTPHSGEDPQLARGRYLVEGLGHCGACHTPRSITLQEKALNDDQGSDFLAGSSAPVDGWTANNLRGDSRDGLGRWSEDDLAQFLRTGRNKNTAVFGGMSDVVEHSLQHLSEEDIKAIAAYLKSLGAKDPDQTGFSADDKVAKALWAGDDSKAGAAGYVDSCAACHKTDGSGYTRFFPALRGNPVVLADDPTSLIHIVLTGATLPGVKGAPTAITMPGFGWRMNDRQVADVVNFIRTSWGNSAAKSVTAKQVAEVRKQVADKQGSVDIETLSAGR
- a CDS encoding GMC family oxidoreductase, coding for MAKVMKKVDAVIVGFGWAGSIMAKELTEAGLNVVALERGPHRDTYPDGAYPQVIDELTYNIRKKLFQDLSKSTVTIRHNAAQTAQPYRQLAAFLPGTGTGGAGLHWSGVHFRVDPIELRMRSHYEERYGKKFIPEGMTIQDFGVSYAELEPFFDQAEKVFGTSGSAWSINGKVVGEGKGNPFAPDRSHDFLLPAQKRTFSAQLFASAAESVGYHPYDLPSANTSGPYTNPYGAQMGPCNFCGYCSGYACYMYSKASPNVNIWPALRQEPKFELRDNAHVLRVNLTEDKKRATGVTYVDAQGRQLEQPADLVILSAFQFHNVHLMLLSGIGQPYNPVTNEGVVGRNFAYQNISTIKAFFDKDVFTNPFIGAGGAGVGVDDFNADNFDHGKYGFVGGSPFWVNQAGVKPISGLPTAPGTPKWGSQWKAAIADSYTHHVSMDAHGAHQSYRANYLDLDPNYKDVYGQPLLRMTFDWQENDIKMSQFMHQKMHKIAEAMNPKLISGAPKQAGTHFDTTVYQTTHMNGGAIMGEDPKTSAINRYLQSWDVPNVFVPGASAFPQGLGYNPTGMVAALTFWSAKAIRERYLKNPGPLVQA
- a CDS encoding gluconate 2-dehydrogenase subunit 3 family protein yields the protein MSTEKTGNSRRDFLLKTITLAPAVALSGAGLGSLAVSRPAQAAEHPLAEAQAARDYQPTWFTAEEFAFLQAASARLIPADERGPGALEAGVPEFIDRQMNTPYATGANWYMQGPFDPDAMAELGYQLPLVPQQIYRLGIAEADSIAQQQHGKAFAALTGEQQDTLLTAMEKGSVTFRQLPAAVFFAFLLQNTREGFFSDPLHGGNQNMVGWKLIGFPGARADFMDWVERGERYPFPPVSIRGERA